A window from Streptomyces subrutilus encodes these proteins:
- a CDS encoding AAA family ATPase, with protein sequence MTVRRFGVVVAATGTVEAVPAQREARAREGAARSGPVRDLRGPAVHGPQRLRFAAGDIVVVSGLPGGGKSTLIKRAAAEGGSVDSQDARERWERRMPASLPYAVYRPLVRVAHYWGLWRVLRSGASVVVHDCGTQSWVRGLLAAAARRRGRALHLLFLDSSPEEALSGQAARGRRVSAYAFARHRGAVGRLLREAEAGRPPAGCASATLLDRRSAAAVTRIAFRG encoded by the coding sequence ATCACTGTGCGGAGATTCGGAGTGGTAGTGGCGGCGACGGGGACCGTGGAGGCGGTCCCGGCACAGCGGGAGGCGCGGGCGCGCGAGGGCGCCGCCCGGTCCGGCCCCGTACGCGACCTGCGCGGCCCGGCGGTGCACGGCCCCCAGCGGCTGCGCTTCGCCGCCGGGGACATCGTCGTGGTCTCCGGCCTGCCCGGCGGCGGCAAGAGCACCCTGATCAAGCGGGCGGCCGCCGAGGGCGGCTCCGTGGACTCCCAGGACGCCCGCGAGCGCTGGGAGCGCCGGATGCCCGCCTCCCTCCCGTACGCCGTGTACCGGCCGCTGGTCCGCGTGGCGCACTACTGGGGGCTGTGGCGCGTCCTGCGCTCCGGCGCCTCCGTCGTCGTCCACGACTGCGGTACGCAGAGCTGGGTGCGCGGCCTCCTCGCCGCCGCGGCCCGCCGCCGCGGCCGTGCCCTGCACCTGCTCTTCCTGGACAGCAGCCCCGAGGAGGCGCTCTCCGGACAGGCGGCGCGCGGCCGGCGCGTCTCCGCGTACGCCTTCGCCCGGCACCGCGGCGCCGTGGGCCGGCTGCTGCGCGAGGCGGAGGCCGGGCGGCCCCCGGCCGGCTGTGCCTCGGCGACCCTGCTGGACCGCCGCTCGGCCGCCGCCGTGACCCGCATCGCGTTCCGGGGCTGA
- the gcvT gene encoding glycine cleavage system aminomethyltransferase GcvT has product MSTAPRLTALDALHRALGATMTDFAGWDMPLRYGSERDEHNAVRTRAGLFDLSHMGEITVTGPEAVKVLDYALVGNISTVGVGRARYTHICRADGGIVDDLIVYRLGEDEFMVVANASNAQVVLDAVTERAAGFDAEVRDDRDAYALIAVQGPESPGILKSVTDADLDGLKYYAGLPGTVAGVPALIARTGYTGEDGFELFVAPEHAVRLWEALTEAGAGVGLVPAGLSCRDTLRLEAGMPLYGHELSTSLTPFDAGLGRVVKFEKEGDFVGRAALEAAAERAAANPPRKLVGLIAEGRRVPRAGFPVVSGGEVIGEVTSGAPSPTLGRPIAMAYVDAAHAAPGTSGVGVDIRGTHEAYEVVALPFYKRQK; this is encoded by the coding sequence ATGAGCACTGCCCCCCGCCTGACCGCCCTCGACGCGCTGCACCGTGCCCTCGGTGCGACCATGACCGACTTCGCGGGCTGGGACATGCCGCTGCGGTACGGCAGCGAGCGCGACGAGCACAACGCCGTCCGCACCCGGGCCGGCCTCTTCGACCTGTCGCACATGGGCGAGATCACCGTGACCGGCCCGGAGGCCGTCAAGGTGCTGGACTACGCGCTGGTCGGCAACATCTCCACCGTCGGCGTCGGCCGCGCCCGCTACACGCACATCTGCCGGGCGGACGGCGGCATCGTCGACGACCTGATCGTCTACCGGCTGGGCGAGGACGAGTTCATGGTCGTCGCGAACGCCTCCAACGCCCAGGTCGTGCTGGACGCGGTCACCGAGCGCGCGGCGGGCTTCGACGCCGAGGTCCGCGACGACCGCGACGCGTACGCGCTGATCGCGGTCCAGGGCCCGGAGTCGCCCGGCATCCTGAAGTCCGTGACCGACGCCGACCTGGACGGGCTGAAGTACTACGCCGGTCTGCCGGGCACCGTCGCCGGCGTGCCCGCGCTGATCGCCCGGACCGGCTACACCGGCGAGGACGGTTTCGAGCTGTTCGTCGCGCCCGAACACGCGGTGCGGCTGTGGGAGGCGCTGACCGAGGCCGGCGCGGGCGTCGGCCTGGTCCCGGCCGGCCTGTCCTGCCGCGACACCCTGCGTCTGGAGGCGGGCATGCCGCTGTACGGGCACGAGCTGAGCACCTCCCTCACGCCGTTCGACGCGGGGCTGGGCCGGGTCGTGAAGTTCGAGAAGGAGGGGGACTTCGTCGGCCGCGCCGCGCTGGAGGCCGCCGCCGAGCGCGCCGCCGCGAACCCGCCGCGCAAGCTGGTCGGACTGATCGCCGAGGGCCGCCGCGTGCCGCGGGCCGGTTTCCCGGTGGTGTCCGGTGGAGAGGTGATCGGCGAGGTCACCTCGGGCGCCCCGTCCCCGACGCTGGGCAGGCCGATCGCGATGGCGTACGTGGACGCGGCGCACGCCGCGCCCGGCACCTCCGGCGTCGGCGTCGACATTCGCGGTACGCATGAGGCGTACGAGGTCGTGGCGCTGCCGTTCTACAAGCGGCAGAAGTAG
- the gcvH gene encoding glycine cleavage system protein GcvH, with translation MSNPQQLRYTKEHEWLSAAEDGVATVGITEYAANALGDVVYAQLPEVGGTVTEGETCGELESTKSVSDLYSPVSGEVVEANQDVVDDPSLVNSAPFEGGWLFKVRISAEPTDVLSAEDYAAFTHSDN, from the coding sequence ATGAGCAACCCCCAGCAGCTGCGTTACACCAAGGAGCACGAGTGGCTGTCGGCCGCCGAGGACGGCGTCGCGACGGTCGGCATCACGGAGTACGCGGCCAACGCGCTCGGTGACGTCGTCTACGCCCAGCTCCCCGAGGTCGGCGGCACCGTCACCGAGGGCGAGACCTGTGGGGAGCTGGAGTCGACCAAGTCGGTCAGCGACCTGTACTCCCCCGTGTCCGGCGAGGTCGTCGAGGCCAACCAGGACGTCGTGGACGACCCCTCGCTGGTGAACTCGGCGCCCTTCGAGGGCGGCTGGCTGTTCAAGGTGCGCATCTCGGCCGAGCCGACCGACGTGCTGTCGGCCGAGGACTACGCCGCGTTCACCCACTCCGACAACTGA
- the glyA gene encoding serine hydroxymethyltransferase codes for MSVLNTPLHELDPDVAAAVDAELVRQQSTLEMIASENFAPVAVMEAQGSVLTNKYAEGYPGRRYYGGCEHVDVVEQIAIDRIKALFGAEAANVQPHSGAQANAAAMFALLKPGDTIMGLNLAHGGHLTHGMKINFSGKLYNVVPYHVDGTGRVDMAEVERLAKETKPQLIVAGWSAYPRQLDFAAFRRIADEVGAYLMVDMAHFAGLVAAGLHPNPVPHAHVVTTTTHKTLGGPRGGVILSTQELAKKINSAVFPGQQGGPLEHVIAAKAVSFKVAASPEFKERQERTLEGAKILADRLVQPDVTEVGVSVLSGGTDVHLVLVDLRDSELDGQQAEDRLHEVGITVNRNAVPNDPRPPMVTSGLRIGTPALATRGFGAAEFTEVAEIIAAALKPEYDSEDLKARVTALAAKFPLYPSL; via the coding sequence ATGTCTGTGCTGAACACCCCGCTCCACGAGCTCGACCCGGACGTCGCCGCCGCAGTCGACGCCGAACTCGTGCGCCAGCAGTCGACCCTGGAGATGATCGCCTCGGAGAACTTCGCTCCGGTGGCCGTCATGGAGGCCCAGGGCTCGGTCCTGACCAACAAGTACGCCGAGGGCTACCCGGGCCGCCGCTACTACGGCGGCTGCGAGCACGTCGACGTGGTCGAGCAGATCGCGATCGACCGCATCAAGGCGCTCTTCGGCGCCGAGGCCGCGAACGTCCAGCCGCACTCCGGTGCGCAGGCGAACGCCGCCGCGATGTTCGCGCTGCTGAAGCCGGGCGACACGATCATGGGCCTGAACCTGGCCCACGGCGGTCACCTGACCCACGGCATGAAGATCAATTTCTCCGGCAAGCTGTACAACGTGGTCCCGTACCACGTGGACGGGACCGGCCGGGTGGACATGGCCGAGGTCGAGCGCCTCGCCAAGGAGACCAAGCCGCAGCTGATCGTCGCCGGCTGGTCCGCCTACCCGCGCCAGCTGGACTTCGCCGCCTTCCGCCGGATCGCGGACGAGGTCGGCGCGTACCTGATGGTCGACATGGCGCACTTCGCCGGCCTGGTCGCCGCGGGGCTGCACCCGAACCCGGTGCCGCACGCCCACGTGGTCACCACCACCACGCACAAGACCCTCGGCGGTCCGCGCGGCGGTGTGATCCTGTCCACGCAGGAGCTCGCCAAGAAGATCAACTCCGCGGTCTTCCCGGGCCAGCAGGGCGGTCCGCTGGAGCACGTGATCGCGGCCAAGGCGGTGTCCTTCAAGGTCGCCGCCTCGCCCGAGTTCAAGGAGCGCCAGGAGCGCACCCTGGAAGGCGCGAAGATCCTCGCCGACCGCCTGGTGCAGCCGGACGTCACCGAGGTCGGCGTGTCCGTCCTCTCCGGCGGCACGGACGTGCACCTGGTCCTGGTCGACCTGCGCGACTCCGAGCTGGACGGGCAGCAGGCCGAGGACCGCCTCCACGAGGTGGGCATCACGGTCAACCGCAACGCCGTCCCGAACGACCCGCGGCCGCCGATGGTCACCTCGGGCCTGCGGATCGGCACGCCGGCGCTGGCCACGCGCGGCTTCGGCGCCGCCGAGTTCACCGAGGTCGCGGAGATCATCGCGGCCGCGCTGAAGCCGGAGTACGACAGCGAGGACCTGAAGGCGCGCGTCACCGCGCTCGCCGCGAAGTTCCCGCTGTACCCGTCGCTCTAG
- a CDS encoding L-serine ammonia-lyase has product MAISVFDLFSIGIGPSSSHTVGPMRAARMFVTRLKKDGLLAQTASVRAELFGSLGATGHGHGTPKAVLLGLEGHSPRTVNVETADAEVERIRQSGRLRLMGAEIGDAHEIAFDEPNQLILHRRRSLPYHANGMTLFAYDTAGTPLLEKTYYSVGGGFVVDEDAVGEDRIKLDDTVLKYPFRSGDEMLRLANETGLSISSLMLENEKAWRTEEEIREGLLEIWRVMQSCVARGMSREGILPGGLRVKRRAASTARQLRTEGDPMLHRSEWATIYAMAVNEENAAGGRVVTAPTNGAAGVLPAVLHYYMNFVPGADEDGVVRFLLAAGAIGMLFKENASISGAEVGCQGEVGSACSMAAGALAEVLGGTPEQVENAAEIGMEHNLGLTCDPVGGLVQIPCIERNGMAAVKAVTAAKMAMRGDGSHKVSLDKVIKTMKETGADMKVKYKETARGGLAVNVIEC; this is encoded by the coding sequence GTGGCCATCTCCGTCTTCGACCTCTTCTCCATCGGCATCGGTCCCTCCTCCTCCCACACCGTCGGCCCCATGCGGGCCGCGCGCATGTTCGTGACCCGCCTGAAGAAGGACGGCCTCCTCGCCCAGACCGCGTCGGTGCGCGCCGAGCTGTTCGGATCGCTCGGCGCGACCGGCCACGGCCACGGCACCCCCAAGGCGGTGCTCCTGGGCCTGGAGGGCCACTCGCCCCGCACGGTGAACGTGGAGACGGCCGACGCCGAGGTCGAGCGCATCCGGCAGAGCGGCCGGCTGCGCCTGATGGGCGCGGAGATAGGCGATGCGCACGAGATCGCCTTCGACGAGCCGAACCAGCTGATCCTGCACCGCCGGCGCTCGCTGCCGTACCACGCGAACGGCATGACCCTCTTCGCGTACGACACGGCGGGCACCCCGCTGCTGGAGAAGACCTACTACTCGGTCGGCGGCGGGTTCGTCGTGGACGAGGACGCGGTCGGCGAGGACCGGATCAAGCTCGACGACACCGTGCTGAAGTACCCCTTCCGCTCCGGTGACGAGATGCTCCGCCTCGCGAACGAGACCGGCCTGTCGATCTCCTCGCTGATGCTGGAGAACGAGAAGGCCTGGCGCACCGAGGAGGAGATCCGCGAGGGCCTGCTGGAGATCTGGCGCGTGATGCAGTCCTGCGTGGCGCGGGGCATGTCCCGCGAGGGCATCCTCCCCGGCGGCCTGCGGGTCAAGCGCCGGGCCGCGTCGACGGCGCGGCAGCTGCGCACCGAGGGCGACCCGATGCTGCACCGCAGCGAGTGGGCGACGATCTACGCGATGGCGGTCAACGAGGAGAACGCGGCGGGCGGGCGGGTCGTGACGGCGCCGACCAACGGCGCGGCCGGGGTCCTGCCCGCGGTCCTGCACTACTACATGAACTTCGTGCCGGGCGCGGACGAGGACGGCGTGGTCCGCTTCCTCCTCGCGGCGGGCGCGATCGGCATGCTGTTCAAGGAGAACGCCTCGATCTCGGGCGCCGAGGTCGGCTGCCAGGGCGAGGTCGGTTCGGCCTGCTCGATGGCGGCGGGGGCCTTGGCCGAGGTGCTCGGCGGCACTCCGGAGCAGGTGGAGAACGCGGCGGAGATCGGCATGGAGCACAACCTGGGCCTGACCTGCGACCCGGTCGGCGGCCTGGTCCAGATCCCGTGCATCGAGCGCAACGGCATGGCCGCGGTGAAGGCGGTCACGGCGGCGAAGATGGCGATGCGGGGCGACGGCTCGCACAAGGTCTCCCTGGACAAGGTCATCAAGACCATGAAGGAGACCGGCGCGGACATGAAGGTCAAGTACAAGGAGACCGCCCGCGGCGGCCTCGCGGTCAACGTCATCGAGTGCTGA
- a CDS encoding SsgA family sporulation/cell division regulator, translating to MVTTEHRVLPLRLEASPVAVTLRGVFAYRCDRPYEVSVDLHGGGRYLARWVFARDLLLDGESRATGEGDLRVWPCWEGSEPRVFLAFSNGEHGAVVSARAKDVRELCRRLTLLVPRGQEHRQYDLDAELSALLPG from the coding sequence TTGGTCACCACCGAACACCGCGTCCTCCCGCTGCGGCTGGAGGCCTCCCCGGTCGCCGTCACGCTGCGGGGGGTCTTCGCCTACCGCTGCGACCGGCCGTACGAAGTGTCCGTGGACCTGCACGGCGGCGGCCGGTACCTGGCGCGCTGGGTCTTCGCCCGCGACCTGCTGCTCGACGGGGAGTCCCGGGCCACCGGCGAGGGCGACCTCCGGGTGTGGCCGTGCTGGGAGGGCAGCGAGCCGCGCGTCTTCCTCGCCTTCAGCAACGGCGAGCACGGCGCGGTGGTGTCCGCCCGCGCCAAGGACGTGCGCGAACTGTGCCGCCGGCTGACCCTGCTGGTCCCGCGCGGCCAGGAGCACCGGCAGTACGACCTCGACGCGGAGCTCAGCGCGCTGCTGCCGGGCTGA
- a CDS encoding energy-coupling factor ABC transporter permease, giving the protein MHIAEGFLPPLHAVAWGAASAPFVVHGVRALTREVKANPESTLLLGASGAFTFVLSALKIPSVTGSCSHPTGTGLGAILFRPPIMAVLGTITLLFQALLLAHGGLTTLGANVFSMAIAGPWAGYGVYLLLRRTGAPLMVSVFFGAFFADLVTYCVTSVQLALAFPDQATGFTGALVKFGEIFALTQIPLAVSEGLLTVLVMRLLMQSSRSDLVRLGVAKLTRRTAKQEAAL; this is encoded by the coding sequence ATGCATATCGCCGAGGGGTTCCTGCCCCCTTTGCACGCGGTCGCCTGGGGCGCCGCGTCCGCTCCCTTCGTCGTCCACGGCGTCCGGGCCCTGACCCGCGAGGTCAAGGCCAATCCGGAGAGCACCCTGCTCCTCGGTGCGTCCGGAGCGTTCACATTCGTCCTGTCCGCCCTGAAAATACCCTCGGTGACGGGAAGTTGCTCCCATCCCACCGGTACGGGGCTCGGGGCCATCCTCTTCCGGCCGCCGATCATGGCGGTGCTCGGCACGATCACCCTGCTGTTCCAGGCGCTGCTGCTGGCGCACGGCGGGCTGACCACGCTCGGCGCCAACGTCTTCTCCATGGCGATCGCCGGCCCGTGGGCGGGGTACGGCGTCTACCTCCTGCTCCGGCGGACCGGGGCGCCGCTGATGGTCTCCGTGTTCTTCGGGGCCTTCTTCGCCGACCTGGTGACCTACTGCGTGACCTCCGTGCAGCTGGCGCTGGCCTTTCCCGACCAGGCCACCGGGTTCACGGGCGCGCTCGTGAAGTTCGGTGAGATCTTCGCCCTCACGCAGATCCCGCTGGCGGTGAGCGAGGGGCTGCTGACCGTCCTGGTGATGCGGCTGCTCATGCAGTCGAGCCGGTCGGACCTGGTCCGGCTCGGCGTCGCGAAGCTCACCCGGCGCACGGCGAAGCAGGAGGCGGCGCTCTGA
- a CDS encoding energy-coupling factor ABC transporter substrate-binding protein, whose amino-acid sequence MTRNAKINTLLLLLVAALAVLPLALGMGDGKEEPFAGADAQAESAITELKPDYEPWFSPLYEPPSGEVESALFALQAALGAGVLAYYFGVRKGRRQGAAAAAAATGDRAVES is encoded by the coding sequence ATGACGCGGAACGCGAAGATCAACACCCTGCTGCTGCTCCTGGTGGCGGCGCTGGCCGTCCTCCCGCTGGCCCTGGGCATGGGCGACGGCAAGGAGGAGCCGTTCGCGGGCGCCGACGCGCAGGCGGAGTCGGCCATCACCGAGCTGAAGCCGGACTACGAGCCCTGGTTCTCGCCCCTGTACGAACCGCCCTCCGGGGAGGTCGAGTCGGCCCTGTTCGCCTTGCAGGCGGCGCTGGGCGCGGGGGTGCTCGCGTACTACTTCGGCGTCCGCAAGGGCCGCCGCCAGGGTGCGGCGGCCGCGGCGGCCGCCACCGGTGACCGCGCCGTGGAGTCGTAG
- the cbiQ gene encoding cobalt ECF transporter T component CbiQ yields the protein MLPIDAAAHGSRWRRRHPLEKALLGIGLTVTAVCLPPWPGGPLVAAATLAVLLGPAGVPGRQLWRAFRIPLGFCFTGALPLLFAVGGPAGPVALAPDGPRHAGELLLRTSAASLGVLLFAFTTPVSDVLPRLVRAGVPAPVVDVALVMYRIGFLLLDSLTRVRQAQAARLGTTGRAAAWRSVAGLAATTFVRAFDRAARLQSGLAGRGYDGALRVLVPEAALSWRFLTGTAALLTALVAATLVLKELYL from the coding sequence GTGCTGCCGATCGACGCGGCGGCGCACGGCAGCCGCTGGCGCCGCCGCCATCCCCTGGAGAAGGCCCTGCTGGGGATCGGGCTGACGGTCACCGCGGTGTGCCTGCCGCCCTGGCCGGGCGGCCCGCTGGTCGCCGCCGCCACCCTCGCCGTGCTCCTGGGTCCCGCCGGGGTGCCGGGGCGGCAGTTGTGGCGGGCCTTCCGGATCCCGCTGGGCTTCTGCTTCACGGGGGCGCTGCCGCTGCTGTTCGCGGTGGGCGGTCCGGCCGGGCCGGTCGCACTGGCCCCCGACGGGCCGCGGCACGCGGGGGAACTGCTGCTGCGGACCTCGGCGGCCTCGCTGGGCGTGCTGCTGTTCGCGTTCACCACTCCCGTCTCGGACGTGCTGCCGCGTCTGGTGCGGGCCGGCGTCCCGGCGCCGGTGGTGGACGTGGCGCTGGTCATGTACCGGATCGGCTTCCTGCTGCTCGACTCGCTGACCCGGGTCCGCCAGGCCCAGGCGGCCCGTCTGGGGACCACCGGCCGGGCCGCGGCCTGGCGCTCGGTGGCCGGCCTCGCCGCGACCACGTTCGTCCGGGCCTTCGACCGCGCGGCCCGGCTCCAGTCGGGGCTGGCGGGTCGCGGCTACGACGGGGCGCTGCGGGTGCTCGTGCCCGAGGCGGCGCTGTCCTGGCGGTTCCTGACCGGGACCGCCGCCCTGCTGACGGCCCTCGTCGCCGCCACCCTCGTACTCAAGGAGCTGTACCTGTGA